One Skermanella pratensis genomic window, GCTGGGTGGGCCGAAGATGCCGGCCGACTGGGTCGGCGCGGCCCTCGACACCGAGCGGGTAATCCTCGCCAGGACCCGCAGGCAGGAGGAGTTCGTCGGGAAGCCGGCTACAGAGTCGCTCCGGCAGCGGATCGACCAGGGCGATCAGACCTTCTTCTTCGCCCGCAGCAAGGAGGGCGAGGAGGTCTACAGCGCGTTCGTCACGTCGCCCTCGACCGGCTGGACCGTGGTGGTGGGGGCGCCCGGCGAAACGGTGGCCGGCCCCGTGCGCCGGTCGCTCATGGCGGTGACCGGCGGCGGCCTCCTCGCGCTGGCCGCCACCGTCGGGCTCGGCGCGCTGCTGGTCGGCAACGCCAACCGCCGGCATGCCATGGAACGCAGGCTGCTGGCGCTGGAGGGCGAGCGGATGGCCGAACGGCGGCTCGCCGACGTGGCGGCCAACCTGCCCGGCATGATCTTCCGGCGGGTCCGGGACCCTGACGGCGCGATACGCTATCCTTATCTGAGCGCGGGGCTGAACAGCCTTGCCGGAGAGGTGCCGGAAGCACCGCCGGGCGCCGACGAGCTGGAGCTGCTGATCCACCCCGAGGACCGCGACGGCTGGCGGGAAGTCTTCCGGCCGGCCGAGGACGGCAGCCGGCTGCAAACCCCGGAGACGCCACCCCTCGAAGCCCGGCACCTGGAGGCCAGGATCGGCCCTACCGCCGGACCGGTCCGCTGGGTCCGCATCATGGCGCGCCCCGTGCTGACCGGCGAAGACGAAACGGCGTGGGACGGCGTAGCCCTGGACGTGACCGACCTGAAGGAAACCCAGAACCGGCTGGCCACCTCGCTCGCCGAAAGTCGGGAACTGCTTCAGGAGGTCCATCATAGGGTAAAAAACAACCTCCAGGTGGTCTGGAGCCTGATCCAGCTCGAGGCGATGCAGATCGAGGATCCGCAGGCCCGCGACCGGATGGAAATCATCGGGCAGCGGATCGGCGTCATGGGCAGGATCCACGAACAGGTCTATGCCTCGAAGGAATTCTCCCGGATCGACTTCGGACGCCAGCTGCGCGGGCTGTGCGAGGCCCTGGCCCGTACCTTCGGCAACCCTCCCGGGATCAAGCTGGAAGTCTCGGGCGACACCCTGTCCTGCCACCTCGACACCGCGATCCCTCTGGGCCTGATCGCCAACGAGCTGGTGGCGAATGCCTTCAAGCACGCCTTTCCCGGCGGGAACGGGACGATCCGGATCGGCCTGCACGCCGAGGGCGGCGGCGCCGTGCTCGAGATTTCGGACGACGGCGTCGGCATGTCCGGCGCGAGTACCGATCGCGGCCTAGGGCTTCGGCTCATCAAAGGGCTGCTCCGGCAGATCGGGGCGACCATGCGAACCGGGCCCGGCGACGCCGGAACGGCCGGGGCCGCTGATGCGGGTGGCGGAATCGGGGGAACCCATGTCACAATCTCGATCCCGGGACCCTGGTATGCCCAATGACGGAAATTATTTTGTCGAACGGACAGGCGAACCCACTTTAGAAACAGTTTAGTCTAGAGCGCTAGTCCGCAGAAAATCGAGGAACCCATGCCCACGCGCCTGGAAGAACTGTGCGTCCAAAAAGGTCTGAAGATGACGGAGCAGCGCCGGGTGATCTCCCGCGTGCTTTCCGAATCGACCGACCATCCCGATGTCGAGCAGGTCTACCGTCGTGCCGTCGAGATCGATCCCAAGATCAGCATCGCCACCGTCTATCGTACCGTGCGCCTGTTCGAAGAGGCGAACGTCATCGAGCGTCTGGATTTCGGCGACGGCCGGTCGCGGTTCGAGGAGAATCGGGAGGAACACCACCACCACCTGATCGATCTCCAGTCCGGCGAGGTGATCGAGTTCGTCAACGAGGAGATCGAGCGGCTGAAGGAACGGATCGCCCGGGAGCTCGGCTATGAACTGATCGGGCACCGGCTGGAGCTCTACGGTGTTCCGACGAACCGGACGTCCAAGCCCGGCGGCGACAAGTGACACCGGGTTCAGCGATTTTCAGGCAGTGAGTTCCAGGCGCACATGACAAGTATTCCGCCCGAAGGGTCCGGCGGAAAGGCGGCGGCCTGCATGCCGGCGGTCGTCCGAGCCTATCGGGAGCTTCGTGGAAAAGGGCAGCCCGACCGCTTCGCGTTCGAAGCCGCCCTGACCATCTATCTCTGGCATTGCCCCCTGGTCCCGACCCTGGAAGCGAGCCAGATCGTCGCCGGGTGGGTCCGGGAAAGCGTCACGCACTAAGGGGCGCCAAGCCTTCAGGCGCACCCCGTTCCGGACGAGGCGGGAACCGTGCCGCCCCGGTCAGTCCTCTTCCTCGGCATCCTGCTCGATCTGGCTGGCCAAGTCGCGCAGCATGTCGACCACATCGGCGTGGCTGGTCTCCTCGACCGCCTGGTTGACCGCGGCCTCGATCATGGCGACGGCGACATAGGAGGACAGCGGCCCGCCTTCCTTCATCGCCGCCTCGAGGTGCTTCTCGGCGATGTCGAGCGCCTTGTCGAACATGGCTTCGGCAGGGCTGTTGTTCTGGTCGGTCATTTCAGGATCCCCTTGGGGCATGGTGGTCGCGTCTGGTGATGGGTCGATGTGCGAGCTATAGCATTCCGGATCGAAAGGCGCGTGGCAAATATGCCCCGCTCCGCAGCGCCGGCTTCCCTTGCGGTAACGAACGAGAACCCGCTTTGCTGCATCCGGGACATGGCCGGAGCGGAAGCGGACCCGCCAGGTGGAAGCTCCGCGCCGCCGACAGGACCCGATCACAGTCAGACCGAGGATGAACGACATGGCAGATACGGAAACTCCGGAAGCGACCAGCCCGGACTTCTACCGGTACTGGATCGACGAGACCGTCCGTTTCGCCGACCTGGACCCCGTCGGGCACGTCAACAATGCCGCCATCAGCACCTATTTCGAGAGCGCCCGGGTGGCGCTGTTCCACGATTCCGGCAATTCGCCGGTGTCGGGGC contains:
- a CDS encoding sensor histidine kinase, which translates into the protein MKQRLQVVVLATAVLLPLLAFSSAMVVLFDRQQKETVERMLSHAAAALEDALDRELVSNIVGLESLATSIHLDDNDIVNFAAVARRLLESRGNWLSLRLLRAGDGTPLLTLPAGGGGVDATTSPPSPETVTGVVSARLPAVSEVRHDARGEPFVSIVVPVLRNGAAVYALSADLRSRALSAALGGPKMPADWVGAALDTERVILARTRRQEEFVGKPATESLRQRIDQGDQTFFFARSKEGEEVYSAFVTSPSTGWTVVVGAPGETVAGPVRRSLMAVTGGGLLALAATVGLGALLVGNANRRHAMERRLLALEGERMAERRLADVAANLPGMIFRRVRDPDGAIRYPYLSAGLNSLAGEVPEAPPGADELELLIHPEDRDGWREVFRPAEDGSRLQTPETPPLEARHLEARIGPTAGPVRWVRIMARPVLTGEDETAWDGVALDVTDLKETQNRLATSLAESRELLQEVHHRVKNNLQVVWSLIQLEAMQIEDPQARDRMEIIGQRIGVMGRIHEQVYASKEFSRIDFGRQLRGLCEALARTFGNPPGIKLEVSGDTLSCHLDTAIPLGLIANELVANAFKHAFPGGNGTIRIGLHAEGGGAVLEISDDGVGMSGASTDRGLGLRLIKGLLRQIGATMRTGPGDAGTAGAADAGGGIGGTHVTISIPGPWYAQ
- a CDS encoding Fur family transcriptional regulator, whose product is MPTRLEELCVQKGLKMTEQRRVISRVLSESTDHPDVEQVYRRAVEIDPKISIATVYRTVRLFEEANVIERLDFGDGRSRFEENREEHHHHLIDLQSGEVIEFVNEEIERLKERIARELGYELIGHRLELYGVPTNRTSKPGGDK